CGAGGCTTTATCCACCAAGGTAGAATTTTTTACAGTTTTTTCAAAAGTTTTACGGATGATATAAAGCCTACGTTCAAAAGCCTCTTCAAAAGTACCAGGTAAATTAGGACCTTTGTCGCCCACGCCAATAAACACTTGTTCAAAATGAGGCATGGGTTCACGCGCTGTGGGCCCAATCATGCTATCATCAATAGGAATTTGGCGAAAACCCAACAGTGTTTGCCCGTTTTCAATCACAATGCGTTTTAGCATTTCACGGGTTTTATCGCGTTCGCTGGCTAGTTTTCCCGACAGAAAAATGAGACCAGAGGCGTATTTCCCTTTTTCGGGCAAATCGATATTGTTTTCTTTAGCTACAGCCACGTTAAGCGCATGCGGCATTTGAATAAGGATTCCGGCGCCATCACCAGTATTTTCTTCACAACCGCAGGCCCCGCGATGCTCTAAATTTTCAAGAGCAGTAAGAGCCTTGCTCACAATGTCGTGCGAGGCGATGCCTTTCATTTGCACCATTAAAGCCACACCACAGCTGTCTTTATCGAGTGAGGTATTATAAAGGCCGTCATTACTTTCGGCTATTTTGCGTCGTTCTAATTCGTTCATTTAAATACAAGTGGATGGTGGGTAGTGGATAGTCAATGGAAGAAGAAAGCCTTATGCCGTCCACCATCCACCATCCACCATGCACTTTTGCGTAGGGCCGGCCAATATTGTCCAAAAAGATTATGATTTCAAGAGCTTTTCTGTAATTTTATAAAAAAATTGGATATTTTAAAAATGGATGACAAAATGAGGCTAATTACTTGAAGGTCTTAGCTTTTTTATTTCTTTAAAGATGAAAAAAGCAGGTATTAAAAACCACATGGTGCTACATAAAGCCAAAAAATAGTCTTTTATCCAAAGTGTAATAAGTAAATTAAACAGGAAAACCCCTGTATACAAGCCAATGCCGCCTAAATGAATGAGACGGCTAAACACAGGTGCAAAGTATGGCTTTCTTAAAATTAATCCTGCCCATGCAATACAAAAACTTACTAGCAACCATCCTGCAAAATTAGAGAGTGGAACATTAAAATAAAAACCCGGATTGGGATAATAATAAATATCACCTAAAAACCAGCGGCCTCCCATGTGGGCTAAGGGATCTACAATTACATCTAACAATGTTGTAAAAAAGGCCGCGAGCCATGCTTTTTTAAATGGAGCCAACTGCTGTGGAAAACTAAATTCAGCCACGCGTAATCCGGCATAGGTTAAAAAGACGTATGAAACCGAATCCCACACGGGTACTCCAAAATTAAAAAGTTCGCCGGGCATATTTTGATATTTATAAAAATACCACCCGTATGGAAAACCTGTGCGAATGGAAGACGCTTCCGAAATCCAGGCTATAAGATAACCTACAAAAAGAAAAACAAGTGAGTTGCGTAAACCTTCACGTTTAATACTTAAAAAAAGATAGGTGAGAAGAAACAAAAATACGTAAGGGCGTTTACAAATGGTAATGATGATGGAGTCGAGCATGTTAGCGGCTGCGTTCGGCTGCGTTTTTGCGGATGAGAGATACAAAGGTATCTACAATTGCAGTATCCCATTGCCCGGTGGCGCGTTCACGTTCAAAAATGTCGGCTGCTTGCGTAGGGGCAATTCCTTTTCGATAAGGGCGGTTAGAAGTCATAGCATCAAAGGCATCGGTAATAGAACAAATACGGGCCAGTAACGGGATTTGGTCGCCGGTTAAGCCTTCGGGATGCCCTTTGCCATCCATACGTTCGTGATGGGAACGAATAATGGGCAATAAGTTTTTAAATGATTTTAATTTTTTACAAATATCGTAACCACGTTCAGGATGAGTGCGAATGTGGGCTATTTCTTCTTGGGTGAGCCGTGCTTCTTTATTAAGAACATCATCACGAACACCCACTTTGCCAATGTCGTGCAAAAGAGAACCTTTTTTAAGGTCGTCCAATTCTTGGGAATTAAGTCCCATTTCACGTCCGAGTAAAACGGAATATTTTGCAACACGCTCTGAATGACCACGCGTATAATTATCTTTGGCTTCTAAAGCTTCGGCTAAGGCAAAAACAATATTTTCGGAAGAGTCTAAATCGTCGTATAGTTGTTTTACTCTTAAAAGAGATTTAACACGCGTGATGAGCTCTAACTTATTATAGGGCTTCATTAAAAAGTCATCGGCGCCCAGCTCGATGGCTTTTAATTTGTCATCTAGCTCCCGTAAAGCCGTAACAATAATAGTGGGGATGAGATGCGTTTCGGGATTACTTTTGATGATTTTACAAATTTCATAACCGCTCATGCGCGGCATCATGAGATCCAGCAAAATAAGATCGGGCGGTGTTTTTTTTATAATCTCAAGAGCCTCTTCGCCGTCGTACGCCTTTAAAATTTGATAATTAAATTGTTTAAGCTGAACCGAAACCAGTTCTACATTGGTAGGGTTATCGTCAACCACCAAAATTTTGGGAGTATTCAATACTGAACTTTCGGAAGGGCGAAAAGATAATGCGGCTTGAGACATAAATTTACTATAGCAAAACAAGTACTTGATAACAAGAAGGACTTGCTGGGAAGTGCTTTTTCCTGTAAAACAACCCAGATGAAGTTAATTAAATTTTTACTATGGGTTGCAGTAACTATTTGTATGGCCTATTTTATTACCGATTTTAAAATAGGCGACCGCACCATTAAGCAGCGTCTCGATGTTTTTATCCGTTCTGAAGAAGGGCTAAAAATTCGCCAAGATGTGACCGATTGGGTGAATCATAACGTTAGTCCTAGTGCCAAGCCTTCTGTAGCTCCTCCTGCTGTCCCGCCTGCTAAGCAAGAGGATGTTCAATTAACACATTCCGACGAAAGTGCTCTTACTAAAATTATTAAAGATGCACCTTTAAACAAGGACGACAAAGATAAAATAAAACAGTTTTTGGACGAGTAACGTAACGCAGTTTAATGAGGGGAAAAATATGAGTGAAACGTGTAAGGTAGAAAAATGTAAACGTGAATACCGCGCTAAGGGTTATTGCGATGCCCATTATAAAAAATGGAAACGTGGTGAATTGCCTAAAAGCCGTTATAAAACCTGCCACAACGAAAATTGTAATAAAAAAGTGAGTAAATCGGGTTTGTGTGAAGAGCATTTTGCTGCTGTTTATGGTAAAAAAGCAGGGGCTGCTCCCGCTGCCGAAGCTCCTGCTGCATCTTAGCACGAATACATGAAGTATTGTTTGCTTATTGGTTTTCTTTTGCTCTTTTTGCCCGCCTTGGGTATGGCCAAAACCTATTCCCCTAAAAAGCTTGAGCGTTTTTTTGATCTTAATAAAGATGGTCGTTTAAGTTATTTGGAAAGCGCACTCATAAAAACGCAAAAACGTTACGGATGGCCGTTGGTTGATACCTCAAAAAAGAAGCCTTATGATTATAACGGCGATTTTATGTTAGAACCTTATGAATGGGAATTATATCAAAGAAAGGCCGATCCCAAAGAAGTGTTGCATACTCAGTCTGTACACCGAAAATTTAGAACAATAAATGATTGACGTGAGTGTTTGTATTGGCTATACAAACGCAGGTCTTAATTGAGCAATTTATAGCTGACATGGCACATAAAAAGAAAAAGGCAAAAAATTTGATTTTTACCAAAACCTCCCGGTAACCAGGGAGGTTTTTTTTTACCAAAAACGACCAAAATGAGCATTTTACTTAAAGAAAACCAGGTAGCCGATATCATCGGAGTTATGGCTAAACAGATTAGTGCCAAAGTGAGCAATTTGGACGATTTGGCCCTGGTGGGTATTCGCAGCCGCGGGGTTCCTTTAGCAGAGTCTTTGGCCAAAAAGATTGGAAAGGTGCCGGTTGGTGCTTTGGATATCACTCTTTATCGTGATGATTTGTCGCGCCTTTCTGAACATCCTGTTGTTAAAAAGACCGAAATTAATTTTGCCCTCGACGATAAGACCGTCTTTTTAGTGGATGATGTGCTTTATACAGGCCGTACCATCCGTGCGGCACTGGATGCCTTATTCGACTTTGGTCGCCCTAAAGCTGTTTATCTGGCTGTACTTATCGATCGTGGTGGGCGTGAGTTGCCTATTGAGGCCACCGTTGTAGGTAAAGTGTATGATGTAGAAGTGGATAGCAATGTGAAGGTAAATTTGTTGGAAGTAGACGGAAAAACTTTTGTGGAACTTGAAAATAAATGACATTTAAACGCAAAGATTTATTAGGCATTGAAGATCTCTCCAAAGAGGAAATTTTATCTATTATTGAAACAGCCCGTTCTTTCCAGGAAGTAGGCGCCCGCGAAGTTAAAAAAGTACCGGCGCTGCGTGGTAAAACCATCATTAATTTGTTTTACGAAAGCTCTACCCGCACACGAGCCAGCTTTGAAATAGCCGGTAAACGTTTATCGGGTGACGTGATTAACTTTTCGCCAAGCGGATCCTCTGTAGAAAAAGGTGAAAGCTTGATGGATACGGCCAAAAATCTGGAAGCCATGGGGCCGGATATCATCGTGTGTCGTCACAGCATGGCGGGGGTTCCTTACTGGCTCTCTAAAAATTTAAAGGCCTCCATCATTAATGCCGGCGATGGTTTTCATGAGCATCCTACTCAAGCACTGCTCGATGTGATGACCTTGTTGGATGCCAAAAAGAAAATTGAAGGATTAAAAGTAGTGATTGTGGGTGATATTGCCCATAGCCGTGTGGCTCGTTCGGATATCTACGCGCTTCAAAAACTAGGGGCTAAAGTATCGGTAGTGGGGCCGGCTTCCATGATACCGGTAGGCATTGAAACCTTTGGAGTAGAAGTATCGTATAATTTACGCGAAGCCATTAAAGATGCCGATTGCGCCATCATGCTGCGCATCCAGAACGAACGATTAGGCTTAACACCGTTTCCTACCACGCGCGAATACTCACAGTTTTATGGACTTAATAAAGAAGTTTTAAAGGGCGCTAAAAAAGATATCACCATCATGCACCCGGGCCCGGTTAATCGCGGTGTGGAAATTGATCCGATGGTGGCTGATGGGCCTTACTCGGTAATACTCGATCAGGTTAAAAATGGCGTGGCTATCCGTATGGCGGTGCTTTACTTGCTGACCCAGCATCACGAAGAAAAGAAAAAATGAAACGACTCCATATAAAAAATGGTCATCTGATTGACCCTAAAAACAAGATTAACGGCAAGTTTGACGTTGTTTGCGAAAATGGCGTGGTGATCGATGTGCTCAAGCCCGGCCAGAAGGTGGCTGATGCTGAGGTGATTGATGCGACGGGGCTTGTTGTTTCGCCTGGCTTTGTGGACTTGCATACGCATTTACGTGAACCCGGTTTTGAATATAAGGAAACAATCGAAAGCGGAACCCGCGCTGCGGCTAAAGGTG
This is a stretch of genomic DNA from bacterium. It encodes these proteins:
- the pyrR gene encoding bifunctional pyr operon transcriptional regulator/uracil phosphoribosyltransferase PyrR; this translates as MSILLKENQVADIIGVMAKQISAKVSNLDDLALVGIRSRGVPLAESLAKKIGKVPVGALDITLYRDDLSRLSEHPVVKKTEINFALDDKTVFLVDDVLYTGRTIRAALDALFDFGRPKAVYLAVLIDRGGRELPIEATVVGKVYDVEVDSNVKVNLLEVDGKTFVELENK
- a CDS encoding response regulator; translation: MSQAALSFRPSESSVLNTPKILVVDDNPTNVELVSVQLKQFNYQILKAYDGEEALEIIKKTPPDLILLDLMMPRMSGYEICKIIKSNPETHLIPTIIVTALRELDDKLKAIELGADDFLMKPYNKLELITRVKSLLRVKQLYDDLDSSENIVFALAEALEAKDNYTRGHSERVAKYSVLLGREMGLNSQELDDLKKGSLLHDIGKVGVRDDVLNKEARLTQEEIAHIRTHPERGYDICKKLKSFKNLLPIIRSHHERMDGKGHPEGLTGDQIPLLARICSITDAFDAMTSNRPYRKGIAPTQAADIFERERATGQWDTAIVDTFVSLIRKNAAERSR
- a CDS encoding vegetative protein, whose translation is MSETCKVEKCKREYRAKGYCDAHYKKWKRGELPKSRYKTCHNENCNKKVSKSGLCEEHFAAVYGKKAGAAPAAEAPAAS
- a CDS encoding carotenoid biosynthesis protein, whose translation is MLDSIIITICKRPYVFLFLLTYLFLSIKREGLRNSLVFLFVGYLIAWISEASSIRTGFPYGWYFYKYQNMPGELFNFGVPVWDSVSYVFLTYAGLRVAEFSFPQQLAPFKKAWLAAFFTTLLDVIVDPLAHMGGRWFLGDIYYYPNPGFYFNVPLSNFAGWLLVSFCIAWAGLILRKPYFAPVFSRLIHLGGIGLYTGVFLFNLLITLWIKDYFLALCSTMWFLIPAFFIFKEIKKLRPSSN
- a CDS encoding aspartate carbamoyltransferase catalytic subunit codes for the protein MTFKRKDLLGIEDLSKEEILSIIETARSFQEVGAREVKKVPALRGKTIINLFYESSTRTRASFEIAGKRLSGDVINFSPSGSSVEKGESLMDTAKNLEAMGPDIIVCRHSMAGVPYWLSKNLKASIINAGDGFHEHPTQALLDVMTLLDAKKKIEGLKVVIVGDIAHSRVARSDIYALQKLGAKVSVVGPASMIPVGIETFGVEVSYNLREAIKDADCAIMLRIQNERLGLTPFPTTREYSQFYGLNKEVLKGAKKDITIMHPGPVNRGVEIDPMVADGPYSVILDQVKNGVAIRMAVLYLLTQHHEEKKK